In Mauremys mutica isolate MM-2020 ecotype Southern chromosome 16, ASM2049712v1, whole genome shotgun sequence, one DNA window encodes the following:
- the PIK3IP1 gene encoding phosphoinositide-3-kinase-interacting protein 1, whose amino-acid sequence MLDWLQALLLGAALLTAASATEECVRGNGVSYRGSQQLTSSGAPCLNWLAVRRNYSAALLAVSEDHSSCRNPDGDAAPWCYVSGEAGIPERSPCDIAPCPVVTSSTETLVPTVVAEVSQGIDQVFEPADTLPARSEAAAVQPVIGISQRVRMKSNEKKDLGTLGYVMAFIMMVIIIAIGAGIVVGYIYKRGKDLKEQHEQKVYEREMQRITLPLSAFTNQACELVDENTIVVHTNQTPIEEAHDGNTPLMGQAGTPGA is encoded by the exons ATGCTGGACTGGCTGCAAGCTTTGCTTCTCGGCGCCGCGCTGCTAACAGCAGCGTCTGCCACCGAAG AATGTGTCCGTGGCAATGGCGTTTCCTACCGGGGCAGCCAGCAGCTCACCTCGAGCGGTGCCCCCTGCTTGAACTGGCTGGCGGTGCGGAGAAACTACAGCGCCGCTCTCCTTGCAG TCTCCGAGGATCACAGCAGCTGCCGGAACCCCGACGGGGACGCGGCCCCCTGGTGCTACGTGAGCGGCGAGGCCGGCATCCCGGAGCGGAGCCCCTGCGACATCGCCCCCTGCCCAG ttGTTACCTCCTCCACAGAGACTTTGGTCCCTACAGTTGTGGCTGAGGTTTCTCAGGGGATAGACCAGGTATTTGAACCAGCTGATACTTTACCAGCCCGGAGCGAGGCAGCTGCTGTGCAGCCCGTCATTGGGATCAGTCAGAGAGTCCGGATGAAGTCTAACGAAAAGAAGGACTTGGGGACGTTAG GCTATGTGATGGCCTTCATCATGATGGTGATAATCATTGCCATTGGAGCTGGCATTGTTGTGGGCTACATCTACAAAAG GGGCAAAGACTTGAAGGAGCAGCACGAGCAGAAGGTTTATGAGCGCGAAATGCAGCGCATCACCCTTCCACTTTCTGCCTTCACGAACCAGGCCTGTGAGCTTGTGGATGAGAACACGATAGTGGTACACACCAACCAGACCCCCATAGAGGAGGCACATGATGGCAACACACCTCTCATGGGCCAGGCGGGTACTCCCGGTGCCTGA